The genomic DNA GGCCTCGTCGCCGGCGTGTTTCTGTTGATCGCGCAGCGCCACGCCGACGCCAACAGGCACACCGACTACATGGAAGCCGTCGCGATCGGCGACGGCGTCGTGCCGGTGCGCCTGAGCCTGTGGCGCAGCGTGTCGTCGCTGTTCACGATCGCGAGCGGCGGCTCGATCGGCCGTGAAGGTCCGATGGTGCAGCTGGCGGCGCTCGCCTCGTCGCTGATCGGTCGCTGGGTCCACTTCGATCCGCCGCGGCTGCGCCTGCTCGTCGCATGCGGCGCGGCGGCCGGTATCACCTCCGCCTACAGCGCGCCGATCGCGGGCGCGTTTTTCGTCACCGAAATCGTGCTCGGCTCGATTGCGATGGAAAGCTTCGGGCCGGTGCTGGTCGCGGCCGTCGTCGCGAACATCACGATGCGCGAGTTCGCCGGCTACAAGCCGCCCTACGAGATGCCGGAGTTTCCGGCCGTGACCGGTCTCGAGGTGCTGTTGTTCGTCGCGCTCGGCGCCCTGTGCGGCGCGGCCGCGCCGCAGTTCCTGCGGCTGCTCGATGCGTCGAAGGCGGCCTTTCGCAAACTGCCCGTGCCGCTGCCGATGCGGCTGGCGCTCGGCGGTCTCGTGGTCGGCATCATCTCGGTCGCGGAGCCCGAGGTGTGGGGCAACGGCTATAGCGTCGTGAACTCGATCCTGCATTCGCCGTGGACATGGTCCGCGCTCGTGCTGGTGCTCGTCTGCAAGCTCGCGGCAACCGCGGCGACGGCCGGCTCCGGCGCGGTCGGCGGGGTGTTCACGCCGACGCTGTTCGTCGGCGCGGCGGTCGGCTCGCTGTTCGGCCAGGGCATGCACGCGTTGTGGCCGGATGCGACGTCGGCCGCCTACGCGTATGCGATGGTCGGCATGGGCGCGTTCCTCGCGGGCGCGACCCAGGCGCCGCTGATGGCGATCCTGATGATCTTCGAGATGACCTTGAGCTATCAGGTCGTGCTGCCGCTGATGCTGTCGTGCGTGGTCGCGTATTTCATCGCGCGTGCGATCGGCAAGACCTCGATGTACGAAATCACGCTGCGCCGCAATCGCGAGGAGCAGGAGCGCTCACGTCTGCGCGCGACGCAGATGCGCGAGCTGATCCGCCCCGCGCAGACGGTCGTGCCGCCGAACGCGACCGTGCACGACATGACGCGCGTGTTCCTCGAATATCCGGTCAAGTATCTGTATGTCGCAAACGACTCGGGCGCGTTTCTCGGCGTGGTCGCGCTGAAGGACATCACGTCCGACCTGCTCGAAGAGCGCGACACCTCGACGAAGACCGCTGCCGATTATCTGCAGCCGCATTTCGACGTGCTGACGCCGGACATGTCGCTCGGCGACGCTTTGCAGCACTTCATGGCGTTCCAGGGCGAACGCTTGCCGGTGATCGAAAGCACCGCGCACCCGAAGCTCGCCGGCGTCGTCTACAAGACGTCGCTGCTCGACGCGTACTTCCGCATGAATCCGTCGCGCTAGAACAGTCGCCCAAGGTCCGCGCACGAGCTCTTCGCGGGCGCAGTGCAAAGCCGTACGGATTCTCTACAATGGACAGAGTGCCGGCCGCTCATGCGGCCGGCACGCGTGAGGCCAGCATGGGCGCAGCAACAGCGAGCACCGTATCGTCGGAGCGAAGATGAGCGAACCGGACCCCGAGGCCGTACGCCGCGATCAGGCCGGCTGGATTTTCGTGCATATCGAAGGCGAGCCGTACGATCGCGGCGAGCAGCACGGCCAGTTGCTCGCCGACGAAATCAGGAACGCGATCCGCACCGCGCGCTATCTCGCGAAGTGGGACACCGGCGAGGAGTTCGACGTCTTCGTCAACGCCGCGACGAGCCAGTTCGCGAGCAAGCTCGACACCGAATTCGCCGACGAAATCCAGGGCATTGCCGACGGCGCGAAGCTGCCGTTCGCCGAAGTGCTTGCGTGGAACGGCTACATGGATCTGCTGCAAAGCTGGTGGCCGACGCACGCGGCGCAGCAGCAACCGCAGCTGGGCGCAAAACTGTGGCGCGGCCGGCGCGGCCATCATTGCAGTGCGTTCATCGCGTCCGGCAACGCAACGCGCGACGGCCGCATCGTGATGGCGCACAACTCGTGGGATCGCTACGCGGCGGGCGACGCGTTCAACGTCGTGTTCGACATCGTGCCGGACCGCGGCAACCGCATCCTGATGCAGGGCTTGCCGGGCTGCATCTCGAGCCTGACCGATTTCTGGGTCACGGCGGCCGGCCTGATGATCACCGAAACGACGATCTCGAGCTTCGCGGGCTACAACGCGGCCGGCGCGCCCGAGTTCTATCGCTCGCGGCGCGCGTCGCAATATGCGAACAGCATCAAGGAATGGTGCGACATGTTCTCGCTCGCGAACAACGGCGGCTACGCGAACAGCTGGCTGCTCGGCGACACGAAGACCGGCGAGATCGCGCGTTACGAACTCGGGCTGCACTACTCCGGCTTCGAGACCACGAAGAACGGTTTCTACAGTGGCTACAACACCGCGACGGATCTGAAGATCCGCAACCAGGAATGCATCGGCGAAGGCGAGGACTATACCGACGTGCGCAAGAACGGTGCGCGGCGTCTGCGCTTCATGCAGCTCGAGGAAATGCATCGCGGCAGGATCGACGTCGAACTCGCGAAGCAGATGATCGCCGATCATCACGACGTCTATCTCGATCGCAACGACAATCCGTGCTCGCGCACGATCTGCGGGCATCTGGAGCTCGACGACGCGCGCTTCGGCGGCACCGATCATGGGCCGTTCAATCCGTGGGGCGCGAACGACGGCAAAGTGGTCGACAGCGAAATGGCGCGTGAGATGGCGTTCACCGCGCGCTGGGGTCATCCATGCGGCCGGCCGTTCGACGCGCAGGCGTTCATGAAGCGGCATCCGCAGTGGAACTGGCTGAACGGCTATATGCGCGACCGCCCCTCGTGGCCATGGACGCGCTTCGACGTGCTGCGCTAACGCGTGTGGGCCGTTGGTGCCATCATGGAGCCTACGCAATATGGTGTTGCCGCAAATGGGCGCGCGTTGCAGAATTTGCCATCTAAGATGTAAAGAGCATGGGCCACACAGCGACACGCGGCCGGTAGCTTGCACCGTCCTTTCGACGCGGGACGGCTCAGGGTTTGCTCCATTGTCAGCGCCGCATGAGCTTTAGGAGGTCGGGCGATGAAAACCTCGACACTGTTGACCATGGTGACGCTGTCGGCCTCGTGCTTTGCCGCGCCGGTCCATACCGCCCCGGACAGCGCGGATTCCACCAGGTTTGACCAACGCGCGAACGCCGCGCCGGTCGCGCCGCCGGCCCCGGACGTCTCGAGCATCGACGAGAACCATCCGCAGCAATGGGACCATATTGCGCTGCCGAAGTCCCGGCATCTGGAGCGCAGCCTGACCGGGCAGAACGAGCATCTGACCACCTGAGGACGGGCGCTGCACCGCGCGGGACTGCGAGAGGCTCACTGCGACCAGCCCCTGGCTCTTCGCGGCGGTAATAACAACTTGACTAACTTGAGCACAACAGGAGCACGCGAATGACAGCCTCGGACCTCCCCGGCGAATCGATCGATCTGCAGATCGCCGATCTTCTTGGCGAAGTCGAATTCCCGACCAACAAGGATGCGCTCGTCGACGCGGCGCGCGAAGCCGGCGCGAGCAACGAGGTGCTGGCGATGCTCGATGGCATGCCGGAGCAGGATTATGTCGACATTGAGTCGGTCACGCGGTTGATCGGCGGCAATTATGGTCCCGGCTTGGGAATCTAGACGCGCCGCGCGCCACCACACACGTTAGAACCCCGACGCCGCGATCCGCGTGCGCGGCACACGCGTCAGACGGCGCGTCGTGCCGCGGCTTTCGAGCGCGTGGTCGGCCATGTCAGGCGCAGTCAGATCATCGGACCCGGTCACCTCCGCCACCGCCCGCACCTGCGCCTCGCCGCGAGAATCCTGCACCAACCTGCTGCCCGGCTGGAAATGCTCGACCAGATGGTCGATAAACGTGCGCACCTTCGCCGGCAGATGCAGCCGGCTCGGATACGCAATCGTGATTTCGATGGGCGGCAGACTGTAGTCGTCGAGCAGGCGCACGAGCCGCCCCGCCGTCAGATCCCGGCCGATCAGGTAGCTCGGCAGGATCGCCACGCCCATGCCCAGCAGCGCGAACTGCCGCAGCATCTCGGCATTGTTGGCCGCGATCGCGTTGGTCGGCCGCACCCGCACCTCACCATCCGGACCCATGAACGCGCGTTCCTCGCCGCCGCCCTGCTCGGCCGGCCGGCTCAGGCACGAATGCCGCGACAGATCCTCGGGGCGCACTGGCGTGCCGTGTTGCGCCAGATAGTCGGGCGTCGCGCAGACCGTCATATAGCCCGTCGTCAGCCGCCGGGTGACGATGCTCGCGCCGCGCATAGGCCGCGCAACCAGAATGCCGACGTCGAAACCCTCTTCGACGAGATCGACGTGGCGGTCGGCGAGCGTGACATCGGGCACGACGTCCGGGTAGCGCGCCGCGTACGACTGCACGACCGGCGCGAGACTATGCAGTCCGAACACGACCGGCGCAACGATACGCAGGGTGCCGACCGGCTCGTGATTGCGCGCCACCACCATCTGCTCGACGCCTTCGAGGTCGGCGAGGATGTGGCGTACGCGCTCCAGGTAGGTCGCGCCGGATTCGGTCAGCGACAGACGCCGTGTCGTACGGTTCAGCAGCCGCGTACCGAGCCGCGCTTCGAGATCCGCGACGTGCCGCGTGACGACCGCCGTGGACAGGTCCAGCGCGCCCGCCGCGCCGACGAAACTACCGAGGTCGGCCACCTTGACGAACACGCGCATCGACTGCAGTTGATTCATGGGACGACTCCTGCCTCGGTAAAGCCGGGCCGGCGCATCCGTTGGCGCCTGTGTCGACCCGCGCGGCATGGGCGCGCGCGGGCTTGCCCTATGCAACCGATTCTATCGAGCCGACATGTCCCAACCCTGACCCAGACATGACATTCCGGTCAGGTTCGACGCGGCGTGTCCATCGCGCCACGATCAAGGCGTCTACTGCGGATTTTGACTAGGTATAAACCCTAGTCTACTGGTACCATAGCGGCCAAAGGAAATGACCGCTACACCGCCATGCCACATCGTTTTCATCTGCTGGAAAAAATCGCGTTTTCGCTGGTTTGCTGGTCGGCCGCCGCAAGTTCGGCCTATATCGGTTACGAGCGCTGCCCGGATATGAAGGCCGCGCTGCACGCCGGGGAGAAGTTCCTCAGCTACAGCAGCCAATACGCGTTCGCTTGCGCGGCGCCCGCCGCCGCGGCCTGCGCGCAACTTCCGATCGACTGATTTTTCTGGTTTTCGCCGAATTTGACGCGCGATCCGCCAAGGTCGCGCGTTTGCGCATCCAGGCTTAACGCCAACTCTCACGCATCGCGCCCGAACACCACGCGCGAGAAAAACCCCGCCAGCACCATTTCGGCCATCTCCGTCGGCACATTCTGAGGATCGACCGCGTAGAAGAATTGCACGCCGTCGCACAGGCCTATCAGACCGATTGCGAGCTGCTCGGGCGGCATCGACATCGGCGTGCCCACGCGCTCCGAGAACTCGCGCACATAGGCGCTCAATTGCTCGAGCTTCTCGTGCATGAACGCGTTAAAGCGCGGCCGGAAGCGCCCGTCGCGCACCGCGAGCAGCTTTGCCTCGACCCACAGCAGAAAACACTTGTTCTCGCGATGCAGCGAGCTGTAATAGCGCAGCACGCGCGCCTCCATTTCCTCGCGCGACGCCGCATTTTCAAAGATTGCGTGCAGGCCCGCCTGCATTGCTTCGTGATCGCGCCCCAACAGCTCCAGAAACAGCTCGGTCTTGCTGCGGAAGTTCGAATAGAACGCACCGCGCGTATAGCCGGCAGCCGCCGCGATGTCCTCGACGCTCGCCGCGACAAAGCCTTTCTTCATGAAAGTGGCCTGCGCAGCATCGAGCAGGCGCTCCCGCGTCTGGTCCTTGCTCTGCTCTCTCGTTAGTCTTTGCCGTTTCATGGCCGCCAGTCTAGCATCGAAAAGAATTCGAATTCACGTAGACATTCAAATACAGGAGTGTATTAGAATGCGCTTCATCATTCAAAGCCATATCTGTATGCCAATTGCATGACACGGTGTGCAGGTCTTCGCTGGCGGGCCGCGCGGCTTGCCGTGTTCGTTCGCTGTCTCCAGTTGGGGTAATTGTGAAGCGTCCCGGTTCTCCCGCATCGTCTGCGATGCGCCAGCAGTCTCCTCCATCCCCCCACCGCGGTTTCTCCAGACAAACGTGCGCGCTGGCGCTGGCAGGCGCGCTCGCGCTCGCGGCCTGCTCGAAGAAGGAAGCCGCGGCGCCCGCGCCGCGCCCGGTGGTCGCGCTCGCCATGCATGCGGACGGCTATGCGCTGCAGGCAGCGTCGCTGCCCGGTGAAGTGCAGGCGCGCTACTCGACGCCGCTGTCGTTTCGCGTCGCGGGCAAGATCATCGAGCGGCGCGTGCGGCTCGGCGACACCGTGAAGAGCGGCGAAGTCGTCGCGCTGCTCGACCCGGCCGATGCGCAGAAAAACGCCGCCGCCACGCAGGCGCAACTCGACGCCGCGCAGCACACCCTCGTCTATGCGCAACAGCAGCTCGAACGCGACAAGGCGCAAGCCAAAGAGAACCTGATCGCGCCGGCGCAGCTCGAACAGACCACCAACGCGTACGCATCCGCGCTCGCGCAGCGCGATCAGGCGCAGCAGCAGGCGGCGCTCGCGAACAACCAGTTGCAGTACACGACGCTCGTCGCCGGTCATGCGGGCGTCATCACGGCCGAACAGGCAGACACGGGCCAGAACGTGTCGGCGGGTCAGGCCGTCTACAACCTCGCATGGAGCGGCGACGTCGACGTGCTGTGCGACGTGCCCGAAAGCGCCCTCGCGGCGTTCGCGGTTGGCCAGAACGCGAGCGTCACGCTCTCGGCCCTGGCAGGTCGCAAGTTCAACGCGCGCGTGCGCGAGCTGTCGCCGGCCGCCGATCCGCAAAGCCGCACGTGGCGCGCGCGTCTGACGCTGATCGATGCCGGCGCCGAGGTGCGTCTCGGCATGACCGCCGACGTCACGCCAGCCGTGCCGCTCGCTCAGGCGGCCGCGCAGCGCGGCATGTTCACGCTGCCGGTCACCGCGCTGTTCCACGAGGGGCGCGAGCCGGCCGTTTGGGTCGTGCGAGCCGCGGACAATACGCTCGAGCTGCGTCGCGTGACGGTCACGCGCTACTACGAGCGCACCTTCATCGTGAGCGATGGCCTGAAAGATGGTGAAAGTGTCGTGCTGCAAGGCGTGCACACGGTGAGCGCCGGCCAGAAAGTCCGCGTGATCGCGCCGCTGCATCCCGAGGACTTCGCTTCATGAGCACAGCGCACGACGAAGGACGCTTCAACCTGTCCGCGTGGGCGCTGCGTCATCAGGCGCTGGTGGTCTTTCTGATCGCGCTCGCCACCGCGTTCGGCATCCTCGCGTACACACGGCTCGCGCAGTCCGAAGACCCGCCCTTCACGTTCCGCGTGATGGTGATCCGTACGTTCTGGCCAGGCGCCACCGCGCGCCAGGTGCAGGATCAACTGACCGACCGCATCGGCCGCAAGCTGCAGGAAACGCCGTATATCGACTTCGTGCGCAGCTACTCGCGCCCCGGCGAATCGCTGATCTTCTTTACGATGAAGGACTCGGCGCCAGTGAGCCAGGTGCCCGAGACGTGGTACCAGGTGCGCAAGAAAGTCGGCGATATCGCGTCGACCTTGCCGCCGGGCATCCAGGGCCCGTTCTTCAACGACGAATTCGGCGACGTCTACACGAACATCTACACGCTCGAAGGCGACGGCTTTTCCGCCGCGCAACTGCACGATTACGCGGACCAGCTGCGCACGGTGCTGCTGCGGGTGCCGGGCGTCGGCAAGGTCGATTACTTCGGCGACCCCGATCAGCACATCTTCATCGAGATCGCGAACACGCAGTTGACGCGCCTCGGCATCTCGCCGCAGCAGCTCGGCCAGGCGATCAACGCGCAGAACACGATCGCGCCCGCGGGTACGCTGACCACCAAGGACGACCGCGTGTTCGTGCGTCCGAGCGGCCAGTTCAACGACGTCAACGCGCTCGCCGACATGCTGATCCGCATCAACAACCGCACGTTCCGTCTCGGCGACATCGCGACGATCAGGCGCGGCTACGACGACCCGGTCGTCACGCAGATGCGCTTCGGCGGCAAGCCGGTGCTCGGCATCGGCGTGACGATGCAGCCGGGCGGCGACGTGATCCGCCTTGGCCGCGCGCTCGATCAGCAGATGACCCAACTGCGCGCCGCACTGCCCGTCGGTTTGAATCTCGTGGAAGTATCGAGCATGCCGCACGCGGTCGCGCGCTCGGTCAACGACTTCCTCGAAGCGGTCGCCGAAGCCGTTGCGATCGTGCTGATCGTGAGCCTCGTCTCGCTAGGCGTGCGCACGGGGATGGTCGTCGTGATCTCGATTCCGGTGGTGCTCGCGGTCACCGCACTGTGCATGTACCTGTTCGACATCGGTCTGCACAAGGTGTCGCTCGGCACACTCGTGCTCGCGCTCGGCCTGCTCGTCGACGATGCGATCATCGCGGTCGAAATGATGTCTGTGAAACTAGAGCAAGGCTGGAGCCGCGCGCGCGCCGCAGCCTTCGCGTACACGAGTACCGCGTTTCCGATGCTGACGGGCACCCTCGTGACCGTGTCGGGCTTCCTGCCGATCGCGCTTGCGAAATCGAGCACCGGCGAGTACACGCGCTCGATCTTCGAGGTGTCCGCGATCGCGCTGATCGCGTCGTGGTTCGCGGCGGTCGTGCTGATTCCGCTGCTCGGCTATCACATGCTGCCGGAGCGCAAACGCCACGCGCATGAGCCCGACGACCACGAGCACGACATCTACGACACGCGCTTTTACACGCGTCTGCGCGGCTGGATCGGCTGGTGCATCGAGCGGCGCTTCGTCGTGCTCGCGATCACCGTGCTGCTGTTCGTGATCGCGATGGCCGGCTTCTCGCTGGTGCCGCAGCAGTTCTTCCCGAGCTCGGACCGGCCGGAATTGCTGGTGGACGTGCGGCTGCCCGAAGGCGCGTCGTTCGACGCCACGTTGCGTCAGGCCCAACGCCTCGAAAAAGCGCTGCAGGGCCGCCCCGAGATCGATCACACGGTCAGTTTCGTCGGCACGGGCGCGCCGCGCTTCTATCTGCCGCTCGATCAGCAATTGCAGCAGCCGAACTTCGCGCAGTTCGTGATCACCGCGAAGTCGGTCAAGGATCGCGAGAAGCTCGCGCAGTGGCTCGAACCGGAGTTATTCAACAACT from Paraburkholderia sp. HP33-1 includes the following:
- a CDS encoding C45 family autoproteolytic acyltransferase/hydolase, whose translation is MSEPDPEAVRRDQAGWIFVHIEGEPYDRGEQHGQLLADEIRNAIRTARYLAKWDTGEEFDVFVNAATSQFASKLDTEFADEIQGIADGAKLPFAEVLAWNGYMDLLQSWWPTHAAQQQPQLGAKLWRGRRGHHCSAFIASGNATRDGRIVMAHNSWDRYAAGDAFNVVFDIVPDRGNRILMQGLPGCISSLTDFWVTAAGLMITETTISSFAGYNAAGAPEFYRSRRASQYANSIKEWCDMFSLANNGGYANSWLLGDTKTGEIARYELGLHYSGFETTKNGFYSGYNTATDLKIRNQECIGEGEDYTDVRKNGARRLRFMQLEEMHRGRIDVELAKQMIADHHDVYLDRNDNPCSRTICGHLELDDARFGGTDHGPFNPWGANDGKVVDSEMAREMAFTARWGHPCGRPFDAQAFMKRHPQWNWLNGYMRDRPSWPWTRFDVLR
- a CDS encoding efflux RND transporter periplasmic adaptor subunit, with the translated sequence MRQQSPPSPHRGFSRQTCALALAGALALAACSKKEAAAPAPRPVVALAMHADGYALQAASLPGEVQARYSTPLSFRVAGKIIERRVRLGDTVKSGEVVALLDPADAQKNAAATQAQLDAAQHTLVYAQQQLERDKAQAKENLIAPAQLEQTTNAYASALAQRDQAQQQAALANNQLQYTTLVAGHAGVITAEQADTGQNVSAGQAVYNLAWSGDVDVLCDVPESALAAFAVGQNASVTLSALAGRKFNARVRELSPAADPQSRTWRARLTLIDAGAEVRLGMTADVTPAVPLAQAAAQRGMFTLPVTALFHEGREPAVWVVRAADNTLELRRVTVTRYYERTFIVSDGLKDGESVVLQGVHTVSAGQKVRVIAPLHPEDFAS
- a CDS encoding DUF2795 domain-containing protein, translating into MTASDLPGESIDLQIADLLGEVEFPTNKDALVDAAREAGASNEVLAMLDGMPEQDYVDIESVTRLIGGNYGPGLGI
- a CDS encoding efflux RND transporter permease subunit, with the translated sequence MSTAHDEGRFNLSAWALRHQALVVFLIALATAFGILAYTRLAQSEDPPFTFRVMVIRTFWPGATARQVQDQLTDRIGRKLQETPYIDFVRSYSRPGESLIFFTMKDSAPVSQVPETWYQVRKKVGDIASTLPPGIQGPFFNDEFGDVYTNIYTLEGDGFSAAQLHDYADQLRTVLLRVPGVGKVDYFGDPDQHIFIEIANTQLTRLGISPQQLGQAINAQNTIAPAGTLTTKDDRVFVRPSGQFNDVNALADMLIRINNRTFRLGDIATIRRGYDDPVVTQMRFGGKPVLGIGVTMQPGGDVIRLGRALDQQMTQLRAALPVGLNLVEVSSMPHAVARSVNDFLEAVAEAVAIVLIVSLVSLGVRTGMVVVISIPVVLAVTALCMYLFDIGLHKVSLGTLVLALGLLVDDAIIAVEMMSVKLEQGWSRARAAAFAYTSTAFPMLTGTLVTVSGFLPIALAKSSTGEYTRSIFEVSAIALIASWFAAVVLIPLLGYHMLPERKRHAHEPDDHEHDIYDTRFYTRLRGWIGWCIERRFVVLAITVLLFVIAMAGFSLVPQQFFPSSDRPELLVDVRLPEGASFDATLRQAQRLEKALQGRPEIDHTVSFVGTGAPRFYLPLDQQLQQPNFAQFVITAKSVKDREKLAQWLEPELFNNFPAIRTRLSRLENGPPVGYPVQFRVSGDDIATVRSIAERVAATMRANRGTRNVQFDWDEPAERSARFEIDQKRARELGVTSEDISSFLALTMSGYTVTQYRERDKLISVDLRAPRAERVDPSQLTALAMPTPNGPVPLGTLGHLRNDLEYGVIWERDRQPTITVQSDVMAGAQGIDVTHAVDRVLGPIRASLPVGYRIEIGGSVEESGKGQTSIYAQLPIMVIAVLTLLMIQLQSFARVLMVVLTAPLGLIGVVLTLLLFGKPFGFVAMLGVIAMFGIIMRNSVILVDQIEQDIASGQKRFDAIVGATVRRFRPITLTAAAAVLALIPLLRSNFFGPMATALMGGITSATILTLFYLPALYAASFRVRTDEREPPAPTGSGAPYTGN
- a CDS encoding ClcB-like voltage-gated chloride channel protein, whose protein sequence is MLSFLLKLRTRAQRVFRLSEAHTMLVWSVVVGIAGAFATVVFRRCIELLQLAMTGQSGSFVELARSLPWTMRIWLPAAGGLVAGVFLLIAQRHADANRHTDYMEAVAIGDGVVPVRLSLWRSVSSLFTIASGGSIGREGPMVQLAALASSLIGRWVHFDPPRLRLLVACGAAAGITSAYSAPIAGAFFVTEIVLGSIAMESFGPVLVAAVVANITMREFAGYKPPYEMPEFPAVTGLEVLLFVALGALCGAAAPQFLRLLDASKAAFRKLPVPLPMRLALGGLVVGIISVAEPEVWGNGYSVVNSILHSPWTWSALVLVLVCKLAATAATAGSGAVGGVFTPTLFVGAAVGSLFGQGMHALWPDATSAAYAYAMVGMGAFLAGATQAPLMAILMIFEMTLSYQVVLPLMLSCVVAYFIARAIGKTSMYEITLRRNREEQERSRLRATQMRELIRPAQTVVPPNATVHDMTRVFLEYPVKYLYVANDSGAFLGVVALKDITSDLLEERDTSTKTAADYLQPHFDVLTPDMSLGDALQHFMAFQGERLPVIESTAHPKLAGVVYKTSLLDAYFRMNPSR
- a CDS encoding TetR/AcrR family transcriptional regulator encodes the protein MKRQRLTREQSKDQTRERLLDAAQATFMKKGFVAASVEDIAAAAGYTRGAFYSNFRSKTELFLELLGRDHEAMQAGLHAIFENAASREEMEARVLRYYSSLHRENKCFLLWVEAKLLAVRDGRFRPRFNAFMHEKLEQLSAYVREFSERVGTPMSMPPEQLAIGLIGLCDGVQFFYAVDPQNVPTEMAEMVLAGFFSRVVFGRDA
- a CDS encoding LysR family transcriptional regulator, giving the protein MNQLQSMRVFVKVADLGSFVGAAGALDLSTAVVTRHVADLEARLGTRLLNRTTRRLSLTESGATYLERVRHILADLEGVEQMVVARNHEPVGTLRIVAPVVFGLHSLAPVVQSYAARYPDVVPDVTLADRHVDLVEEGFDVGILVARPMRGASIVTRRLTTGYMTVCATPDYLAQHGTPVRPEDLSRHSCLSRPAEQGGGEERAFMGPDGEVRVRPTNAIAANNAEMLRQFALLGMGVAILPSYLIGRDLTAGRLVRLLDDYSLPPIEITIAYPSRLHLPAKVRTFIDHLVEHFQPGSRLVQDSRGEAQVRAVAEVTGSDDLTAPDMADHALESRGTTRRLTRVPRTRIAASGF